From the Paenibacillus sp. R14(2021) genome, the window AGCGATGCCGAAGGAAATGCTGCCAATTGTAGATAAACCGACGATTCAGTATATTGTCGAAGAAGCGGTTGCGGCCGGCATTGAAGATATTATTATCGTTACAGGTAAAGGAAAACGGGCGATTGAGGATCATTTCGATAATTCGGTTGAGCTTGAGAAGACGCTGATCGATCAGCGGAAAACTGAGCTGCTGGAGCAGGTACAGCACCCAACATCGCTTGCGAATATCCATTATATCCGCCAGAAGGAACCAAAAGGATTGGGTCATGCCATTTGGTGTGCTCGTAAATTTATTGGGAACGAACCGTTCGCGGTGCTGCTAGGCGATGACATTGTCGTATCCGAGAAGAAACCATGCTTGAAGCAATTGATTGACGTGTACGAAAAATACCGTGTATCCGTGCTAGGCGTTCAGCCGGTTGCGGATGAAGCAGTGTCCCGTTACGGGATCGTGGACGGTATGGCGCTTGAGGAACAAATTACGCGGGTAACGCGACTTGTGGAGAAGCCAAGACGCGAAGAAGCACCTTCTAATCTTGCGATCATGGGCCGATACATATTAACACCGCGGATTTTCGAGATTTTAGACTCCCAGAAGCCGGGGGCTGGCGGAGAGATTCAGTTGACAGACGCCATCGCAACATTGAACCTCGTCGAGGCCGTCTACGCATACGAGTTTGATGGCAAACGTTACGATGTCGGCGAGAAGCTGGGATTTATTCAAACAATGCTTGAATTTGCGCTGCTGCGCCCGGAACTTCGGGACGATCTGCTGGTGCAAATGCAAATTTTACTGGAAAAGTATGTACAAACTCCAGCAAAATAGTACAATAGTTGACATAGCCAGTAGTTCTTATGGAACCTATGGTATGTCTCCACAGCGTACACCGGAATTAACTGGTTTGTGGTAGTTCTCCTGATTGTCGCAAATGCGACAAAAGGCTAATCCGCATGCCGGGACAAGCCTTTAAGGGAATAATCTATAGAGGGATGGGTGATGGAGCGTGTTATTCCAGTTTGCAAGGAAGCATGGATGGAAAGTAACAATTATTACGCTGTTAGCATTGAACCTAGTCCTCAAGACACCAGTTTTTGACGTATTGTCCAATCTCACGGATGAGTTGAGCAATCAGGTGTACAAGTCTTCGACCCCGGGGCTTCGTGATGCTGCCGTAGCTAAAGGCAAGCATATCGGTGTGGCCACGCAATCTTGGTATCTGACGGATAAGAATTATGCCAAGATTATTAGTAACGAATATGATATGCTGACGCCTGAGTATCAAATGAAAATGAGCGAAGTGCAGGCTCAGCGAGGCGTGTTTGATTTTACTGAAGCGGACAAGCTTGTGAAGTTCGCAAGAGACAATAATATGCTGGTTCGGGGCCATGCGCTCATCTGGCATGACGCTTTGCCTTCTTGGGTACTAGACGGAAAGTTTACCCGTGACGAA encodes:
- the galU gene encoding UTP--glucose-1-phosphate uridylyltransferase GalU, giving the protein MTVKKAIIPAAGLGTRFLPATKAMPKEMLPIVDKPTIQYIVEEAVAAGIEDIIIVTGKGKRAIEDHFDNSVELEKTLIDQRKTELLEQVQHPTSLANIHYIRQKEPKGLGHAIWCARKFIGNEPFAVLLGDDIVVSEKKPCLKQLIDVYEKYRVSVLGVQPVADEAVSRYGIVDGMALEEQITRVTRLVEKPRREEAPSNLAIMGRYILTPRIFEILDSQKPGAGGEIQLTDAIATLNLVEAVYAYEFDGKRYDVGEKLGFIQTMLEFALLRPELRDDLLVQMQILLEKYVQTPAK